Proteins encoded within one genomic window of Mycolicibacterium aubagnense:
- a CDS encoding potassium channel family protein, protein MRVVVMGCGRVGASLADGLARIGHEVAVIDRDKTAFHRLSPEFPGERVLGMGFDRDVLERAGIEEAGAFAAVSSGDNSNIISARVARETFGVQRVVARIYDAKRAAVYERLGIPTIATVPWTTDRLLNLLTRETETTKWRDPSGNVGVTELSLHEDWVGYRVTALEGATGGRVAFLIRFGSGVLPDAKTVIQAGDQVYMAAVSGRVAEAIAIASLPPGDDVESH, encoded by the coding sequence GTGCGAGTAGTCGTGATGGGGTGCGGCCGGGTCGGCGCATCGCTGGCAGACGGATTGGCCCGCATCGGCCACGAGGTCGCCGTGATCGATCGGGACAAGACGGCCTTTCATCGACTGTCGCCCGAATTTCCCGGAGAACGTGTGCTGGGCATGGGTTTTGACCGGGACGTCCTGGAACGGGCGGGTATCGAAGAGGCCGGCGCGTTCGCCGCCGTGTCCTCCGGTGACAACTCGAACATCATCTCCGCACGGGTGGCACGCGAGACCTTCGGCGTGCAGCGCGTCGTGGCGCGCATCTACGACGCCAAGCGCGCCGCGGTGTACGAGCGGCTCGGCATCCCCACCATCGCGACGGTGCCGTGGACCACCGATCGGTTGCTGAATCTGCTGACCCGCGAGACCGAGACCACCAAGTGGCGGGATCCGTCGGGCAACGTCGGCGTCACCGAACTGTCCCTCCACGAGGACTGGGTCGGCTACCGCGTCACCGCGCTGGAAGGCGCGACCGGCGGTCGCGTCGCATTCCTCATCCGGTTCGGCAGCGGCGTGCTGCCGGACGCCAAGACCGTCATCCAGGCCGGCGACCAGGTGTACATGGCCGCGGTTTCGGGCCGTGTGGCCGAGGCCATCGCCATCGCCTCGCTACCGCCCGGCGACGACGTCGAAAGCCACTAG
- a CDS encoding APC family permease translates to MSKLSTATRRLVIGRPFRSDKLAHTLLPKRIALPVFASDALSSVAYAPEEIFLVLSVAGLSAYSMAPWIGLAVAAVMLIVIASYRQNVHAYPSGGGDYEVVTTNLGHTAGLTVASALLVDYVLTVAVSTASAMSNIGSAVPFIAQNKVLMSVLAILILASLNLRGIRESGTAFAIPTYAFMIGMYLMLAWGFFQIFVLGHPLRAESAGFSLKSEHGDVLGFAMVFLVARAFSSGCAALTGVEAISNGVPAFQKPKSRNAATTLLLLGAIAVSLFMGIIVLAERIGLKMADSVDQLVGAPADYHQKTVVTQLAEAVFQGFPLGLYAIAGVTGLILVLAANTAFNGFPVLGSILAQDRYLPRQLHTRGDRLAFSNGILFLAFAAIAFVVAFNAEVTALIQLYIVGVFVSFTLSQIGMVRHWNRLLRTETDGSERRRMYRARVVNTIGFLCTGSVLFVVIVTKFLAGAWIAILAMSALFVLMKMIHKHYDTVARELREEPDHDVVLPSRNHAVVLVSNLHLPTLRALAYARATRPDVLEAITVSVDDGETRELVHKWEHSDVSVPLKVIASPYREITRPILDYVKRITAESKRTVVTVFIPEYVVGHWWEHILHNQSALRLKGRLLFIPNVMVTSVPWQLNSSERVKVTMTPGSAPGDTRRGIIE, encoded by the coding sequence GTGTCCAAGCTTTCGACCGCTACGCGACGGTTGGTTATCGGCCGACCGTTCCGAAGCGACAAGCTCGCCCACACGTTGCTGCCCAAACGTATCGCTCTTCCAGTGTTCGCGTCGGATGCGCTGTCGTCCGTGGCCTACGCGCCGGAGGAAATTTTCCTGGTGCTGTCGGTTGCCGGATTATCGGCTTACTCGATGGCGCCGTGGATCGGTCTCGCGGTCGCCGCGGTCATGCTGATCGTGATCGCGAGTTATCGGCAGAACGTGCATGCGTATCCATCTGGCGGCGGCGACTACGAGGTGGTCACCACCAACCTGGGACACACCGCCGGGTTGACGGTGGCCAGCGCGCTGTTGGTCGACTACGTGCTGACCGTTGCGGTGTCGACGGCGTCGGCGATGTCCAACATCGGATCGGCGGTGCCGTTCATCGCCCAGAACAAAGTGCTGATGTCGGTGTTGGCGATCCTGATCCTGGCGTCGCTCAACCTGCGCGGCATCCGGGAGTCGGGTACCGCGTTCGCGATTCCCACCTACGCCTTCATGATCGGTATGTACCTCATGCTGGCCTGGGGGTTCTTCCAGATCTTCGTGCTGGGCCATCCACTGCGGGCCGAGTCGGCCGGTTTCAGCCTCAAGTCCGAGCACGGTGACGTACTCGGCTTTGCCATGGTGTTCCTTGTGGCCAGGGCATTCTCGTCGGGCTGTGCAGCCCTGACCGGTGTGGAAGCAATCAGCAACGGGGTGCCGGCATTCCAGAAGCCGAAGTCGCGCAATGCCGCGACCACCTTGCTGTTACTCGGCGCCATCGCGGTGTCGCTGTTCATGGGCATCATCGTGCTGGCGGAGAGGATCGGCCTGAAGATGGCCGACAGTGTGGACCAGCTGGTGGGTGCGCCCGCCGACTATCACCAGAAGACCGTGGTCACCCAGCTGGCGGAGGCGGTGTTCCAGGGCTTTCCGCTGGGTCTCTACGCCATCGCCGGGGTGACCGGCCTGATTCTGGTGCTGGCCGCCAACACCGCGTTCAACGGTTTCCCGGTGTTGGGCTCGATCCTGGCGCAGGACCGTTACCTGCCGCGGCAGCTGCACACTCGCGGTGACCGGCTGGCGTTCTCCAACGGCATCCTGTTCCTCGCGTTCGCCGCCATCGCGTTCGTCGTCGCGTTCAACGCCGAGGTGACGGCGCTGATCCAGCTGTACATCGTCGGTGTGTTCGTCTCGTTCACGCTCAGCCAGATCGGCATGGTGCGGCACTGGAACCGGTTGCTGCGCACCGAGACCGACGGGTCCGAGCGGCGGCGTATGTACCGGGCACGGGTCGTCAACACCATCGGGTTCCTGTGCACCGGCTCCGTGCTGTTTGTGGTCATCGTGACCAAGTTCCTGGCCGGTGCCTGGATCGCGATTCTGGCGATGAGCGCGCTGTTCGTGCTGATGAAGATGATCCACAAGCACTACGACACCGTCGCCCGGGAACTGCGCGAAGAGCCGGATCACGACGTGGTGCTGCCGAGCCGCAATCACGCCGTCGTGCTGGTGTCCAATCTGCACCTACCGACGCTGCGGGCATTGGCCTACGCGCGGGCCACCCGCCCGGATGTGCTGGAAGCCATCACGGTCAGCGTCGACGACGGCGAGACGCGCGAGCTGGTGCACAAATGGGAACACAGTGACGTCTCCGTCCCGCTGAAGGTCATCGCCTCGCCGTACCGCGAAATCACCAGGCCCATCCTCGATTACGTCAAGCGCATCACGGCCGAGTCCAAGCGCACCGTCGTGACGGTCTTCATCCCGGAGTATGTGGTGGGCCACTGGTGGGAGCACATCCTGCACAACCAGAGCGCGCTGCGACTCAAGGGCCGGCTGCTGTTCATCCCGAACGTCATGGTGACTTCCGTGCCGTGGCAGCTGAATTCGTCGGAGCGCGTGAAGGTGACCATGACCCCTGGCTCGGCTCCCGGCGACACCCGACGGGGCATCATCGAGTGA
- a CDS encoding class I SAM-dependent RNA methyltransferase, which translates to MTVGPPANGGSCVARHDGRVIFVRHALPGEVVRAEVTSERGSYWHADALEVLEASPDRVDSLCPIAGSEGSGCCDLAFVDPAAARRLKGEVVANQLARLGGYESGDLEAAEVGTVGATGWRTRVRLEVGADGRAGFHRYHSDALVTDLSCAQVPAGMLDDLPLQPPGAHLHVVLDDAGHRHVVRSGPRGGKKGKPGMTEVVSGEYEAVQRVGDREWRVPVTAFWQSHRDAAATYSALVAEWAELSAGQTAWDLYGGAGVFAAALAGSVGESGRVLTVDTSRGSARAARAALGDLGCVEVVTDSVRRALGNQRVAADVAVLDPPRTGAGHEVIDQLAAAGVPRVIHIGCEAASFARDIGLYRGHGYEVANLRVFDSFPLTHHVECVALLTR; encoded by the coding sequence CTGACCGTTGGCCCGCCGGCCAACGGGGGCAGCTGCGTAGCGCGCCACGATGGCCGCGTGATCTTCGTCCGGCATGCCCTGCCGGGCGAGGTGGTGCGCGCCGAGGTGACGTCCGAGCGCGGGTCGTACTGGCACGCCGATGCGCTCGAGGTGCTCGAAGCGTCGCCCGACCGGGTGGATTCGTTGTGCCCGATCGCCGGGTCCGAGGGATCCGGTTGCTGCGACTTGGCTTTCGTCGATCCCGCCGCGGCGCGACGGCTCAAGGGCGAGGTGGTGGCCAATCAGCTGGCGCGTCTCGGCGGATACGAGTCCGGTGACCTCGAGGCCGCCGAGGTCGGCACCGTCGGCGCGACCGGGTGGCGTACCCGGGTGCGCCTGGAGGTCGGCGCGGACGGCCGGGCCGGTTTTCACCGCTACCACAGTGACGCGCTGGTGACCGACCTGTCGTGCGCCCAGGTGCCGGCCGGGATGTTGGACGACCTGCCGCTGCAACCGCCCGGTGCGCACCTGCACGTGGTGCTCGACGACGCCGGACACCGGCACGTCGTGCGGTCCGGTCCGCGGGGCGGCAAAAAGGGCAAGCCCGGCATGACCGAAGTGGTCTCGGGCGAGTACGAAGCCGTGCAGCGGGTCGGCGATCGGGAATGGCGCGTGCCGGTGACGGCGTTCTGGCAGTCCCACCGCGACGCGGCCGCCACCTACAGCGCGCTGGTCGCCGAATGGGCCGAGCTCTCCGCGGGGCAGACGGCGTGGGATTTGTATGGCGGCGCTGGTGTTTTCGCTGCGGCGCTGGCCGGCTCGGTGGGGGAGTCGGGCCGAGTGCTGACGGTGGACACCTCCCGCGGATCGGCGCGCGCGGCGCGGGCCGCACTGGGGGATTTGGGTTGCGTCGAGGTGGTGACCGATTCGGTGCGCCGGGCACTGGGCAACCAGCGGGTGGCAGCCGATGTCGCCGTGCTGGATCCGCCGCGCACCGGCGCCGGACACGAGGTGATCGATCAGCTGGCCGCCGCAGGCGTGCCGCGGGTGATCCACATCGGTTGTGAGGCAGCGTCTTTCGCCCGTGACATCGGTCTGTACCGCGGACACGGTTACGAGGTGGCGAACCTGCGCGTCTTCGACTCTTTCCCACTGACGCACCACGTCGAGTGTGTCGCCTTGCTGACCCGGTAA
- the nhaA gene encoding Na+/H+ antiporter NhaA: MPSRNDGSRRRLLTRGSWPEAQRFTEILRRETVGGILLLLAAGTALVWANSPAAHSYHALSEFAVGPESWHLRLSLSAWAADGLLAIFFFVVGVELKREFVAGDLRDPARAALPIAAAVGGMLAPAAIYVGLNLAMGHPENLGGWAVPIATDIAFALAVLAVISTHLPTALRTFLLTLAVVDDLLAIIVIACFYTDHLNPVALALAAVPGGLFVAAVQRGMRHWWLLVPLAVATWSLVHASGIHATVAGVLLGFGVPVLGKHASAETFEHALRPLSAGVAVPVFAFFAAGVSVGGWPGLVDAITHPVTAGVLFGLVFGKAIGVFSTTLLLARFTGAELDDGLGWLDVAGVALLAGIGFTVSLLIGELAFGAGTAVGADAKIGVLAGSVVAGMLAALVLLSRNAAYRRIHERETADDDGDGVPDIYQP; the protein is encoded by the coding sequence ATGCCCAGCCGGAACGACGGGTCGCGCCGTCGGCTCCTGACCCGTGGCAGCTGGCCCGAAGCCCAGCGGTTCACGGAGATTCTGCGCAGGGAGACCGTCGGCGGCATCCTCCTGTTGCTGGCGGCCGGCACGGCGCTGGTATGGGCGAATTCGCCTGCCGCGCATAGCTATCACGCGCTGTCCGAGTTCGCGGTCGGCCCCGAGTCGTGGCATCTGCGGCTGAGTCTGTCGGCGTGGGCGGCCGACGGCTTGCTGGCGATCTTCTTCTTCGTGGTCGGCGTCGAACTCAAACGTGAATTTGTCGCCGGTGACCTGCGTGATCCGGCACGTGCGGCGCTGCCCATCGCCGCGGCCGTCGGCGGCATGCTGGCGCCCGCCGCCATCTACGTGGGCCTGAACCTGGCGATGGGCCACCCGGAGAATCTGGGCGGCTGGGCGGTGCCGATCGCCACGGACATCGCTTTCGCATTGGCGGTGCTTGCCGTCATATCCACGCATCTGCCCACCGCGCTGCGCACTTTCCTGTTGACCCTTGCGGTGGTCGACGACCTGCTGGCCATCATCGTCATCGCCTGCTTCTACACCGACCATCTCAACCCGGTGGCGTTGGCGCTGGCCGCCGTTCCCGGCGGGCTGTTCGTCGCGGCCGTGCAGCGCGGTATGCGGCACTGGTGGCTGCTGGTACCCCTGGCGGTGGCGACCTGGTCCCTGGTGCACGCGAGCGGTATCCACGCGACGGTGGCCGGCGTGCTGCTCGGGTTCGGGGTGCCGGTGCTCGGCAAGCACGCGTCGGCCGAGACGTTCGAGCACGCGCTGCGGCCACTGTCGGCAGGGGTGGCGGTGCCGGTGTTCGCGTTCTTCGCCGCCGGTGTGAGTGTCGGCGGCTGGCCTGGTCTGGTGGACGCGATCACCCACCCGGTGACCGCCGGCGTCCTCTTCGGGCTGGTGTTCGGCAAAGCCATCGGTGTGTTCAGCACCACATTGCTGCTGGCGAGGTTCACTGGTGCCGAGCTCGACGACGGACTGGGTTGGCTCGACGTCGCCGGGGTCGCGCTGCTGGCCGGCATAGGGTTCACGGTCTCACTGCTGATCGGTGAGCTGGCGTTCGGCGCCGGCACGGCCGTCGGCGCTGATGCCAAGATCGGCGTGCTCGCCGGTTCGGTGGTTGCCGGGATGCTGGCGGCGTTGGTGCTGCTCTCCCGCAACGCCGCATACCGCCGCATCCACGAGCGTGAGACCGCCGACGACGACGGCGACGGCGTGCCGGACATCTATCAGCCTTGA
- the dxs gene encoding 1-deoxy-D-xylulose-5-phosphate synthase has protein sequence MLEQVRGPADLAHLSQPQLTELAAEIREFLVHKVAATGGHLGPNLGVVELTLALHRVFDSPHDPIIFDTGHQAYVHKMLTGRCPDFDTLRMKGGLSGYPSRAESEHDWVESSHASTALSYADGLAKAFELSGYRNRHVVAVVGDGALTGGMCWEALNNIAAANRPIVIVVNDNGRSYAPTIGGLADHFAALRLQPGYEKALERGKHALRGVPVVGEFCYQCVHSIKAGIKDALAPQALFTDLGLKYVGPIDGHDEHAVEAALRHARGFNAPVIVHVVTRKGMGYSHAENDEAEQMHSTGIIDPHTGRSTAESVLGWTSVFSEELIKQATKRRDIVAITAAMPGPTGLSAFRQRFPDRFFDVGIAEQHAMTSAAGLAMGGTHPVVAIYSTFLNRAFDQIMMDVALHKLPVTVVLDRAGVTGNDGASHNGVWDMSMLGIVPGIKVAAPRDAARLREELGEALAVTDGPTAVRFPKGAVGDDIPAVRRQHGVDILTEPADGLSDDVLVVAVGAFARMALVVADRLRKQGIGVTVVDPRWVLPVPATIADLARAHKLVVTLEDNGVAGGIGSAVSASLRRAEIDVPCRDVGVPQEFQEHATRSEVLMSLGLTDQDIARQVTGWVAALGSSVEITSQ, from the coding sequence ATGCTTGAACAGGTCCGCGGCCCAGCTGATCTGGCGCACCTGTCGCAGCCTCAGCTGACCGAACTTGCCGCCGAGATCAGGGAATTCCTGGTGCACAAGGTGGCCGCCACCGGCGGGCATCTCGGGCCCAACCTGGGCGTCGTCGAGCTGACGCTTGCCCTGCACCGCGTCTTCGACTCGCCGCACGATCCGATCATCTTCGACACCGGCCATCAGGCCTATGTGCACAAGATGCTGACCGGCCGGTGCCCCGACTTCGACACCCTGCGAATGAAAGGCGGCCTGTCCGGCTATCCGTCGCGCGCCGAGAGCGAACACGACTGGGTCGAGTCCAGCCACGCCAGCACCGCGTTGTCCTACGCCGACGGCTTGGCCAAGGCCTTCGAACTCTCCGGCTACCGCAACCGGCACGTCGTCGCCGTCGTCGGTGACGGTGCGCTCACCGGCGGCATGTGCTGGGAGGCGCTCAACAACATCGCCGCCGCCAACCGGCCCATCGTCATCGTCGTGAACGACAACGGCCGCAGCTACGCGCCGACCATCGGCGGCCTGGCCGACCACTTCGCCGCCCTGCGCCTACAGCCCGGCTACGAGAAGGCGCTCGAGCGCGGCAAGCACGCCCTGCGCGGGGTACCCGTCGTCGGCGAGTTCTGTTACCAGTGCGTGCACAGCATCAAGGCCGGCATCAAGGACGCGCTGGCACCGCAGGCGCTGTTCACCGATCTGGGCCTCAAGTACGTCGGGCCCATCGACGGCCATGACGAGCACGCTGTCGAGGCGGCGCTGCGGCATGCCCGCGGGTTCAACGCCCCGGTGATCGTCCACGTCGTCACCCGCAAGGGCATGGGTTATTCGCATGCGGAGAACGACGAAGCCGAGCAGATGCACTCGACCGGCATCATCGACCCGCACACCGGGCGGTCCACCGCTGAGTCGGTGCTCGGTTGGACGTCGGTGTTCTCCGAAGAGCTCATCAAGCAGGCCACGAAGCGGCGCGACATCGTCGCGATCACCGCTGCCATGCCGGGCCCGACGGGTCTGTCCGCGTTCCGACAGCGCTTCCCAGATCGGTTCTTCGACGTCGGTATCGCTGAGCAGCACGCGATGACGTCGGCTGCGGGTCTGGCCATGGGCGGCACGCACCCCGTGGTTGCCATCTACTCGACGTTCCTGAACCGGGCGTTCGACCAGATCATGATGGACGTGGCGCTGCACAAGCTGCCCGTCACCGTGGTGCTCGACCGTGCCGGCGTCACCGGCAACGACGGCGCCAGCCACAACGGTGTCTGGGACATGTCGATGCTCGGCATCGTGCCCGGCATCAAGGTCGCGGCACCGCGCGATGCTGCCCGGCTACGCGAGGAACTCGGTGAGGCGCTGGCCGTCACCGACGGGCCGACGGCCGTCCGGTTCCCGAAAGGCGCTGTCGGCGACGACATCCCGGCGGTCCGCCGCCAGCACGGCGTCGACATCCTGACCGAGCCCGCCGACGGCCTGTCCGACGACGTGCTGGTGGTCGCGGTCGGCGCATTCGCGCGGATGGCGCTCGTGGTGGCCGACCGGCTGCGGAAGCAGGGCATCGGTGTGACAGTTGTCGATCCCCGCTGGGTGCTGCCGGTCCCGGCGACCATCGCCGACCTGGCCCGAGCGCATAAACTCGTTGTCACGCTTGAGGACAACGGTGTTGCCGGTGGCATCGGATCCGCGGTGTCGGCGTCGCTGCGCCGCGCCGAGATCGACGTCCCGTGCCGCGATGTCGGTGTGCCGCAGGAGTTCCAGGAGCACGCCACCCGCAGTGAGGTGTTGATGTCGCTCGGGCTGACTGATCAGGACATCGCCCGCCAGGTCACCGGCTGGGTCGCCGCACTCGGCAGCTCGGTCGAGATCACTTCCCAATAG
- a CDS encoding glyoxalase superfamily protein, whose translation MSDAYSPGSPNTALWIPVDDVAAFRAEPIAKQHGYSRPGIEQDGPGGPTMTIIDPSGNHLRFAQPGDG comes from the coding sequence GTGAGTGATGCGTATTCGCCCGGCAGTCCCAATACCGCGTTGTGGATTCCGGTCGACGACGTGGCGGCCTTCCGGGCCGAGCCGATCGCCAAGCAGCACGGCTACTCGCGCCCTGGTATCGAGCAAGACGGGCCGGGTGGTCCGACGATGACGATCATCGACCCGTCGGGGAACCACCTGCGGTTCGCGCAGCCGGGGGATGGCTGA